In Juglans microcarpa x Juglans regia isolate MS1-56 chromosome 7D, Jm3101_v1.0, whole genome shotgun sequence, the following are encoded in one genomic region:
- the LOC121239033 gene encoding (S)-8-oxocitronellyl enol synthase CYC2, with protein MAAEESGSTEAAMNHVAVIFGVTGLAGKELARRLILKPNWKVYGIARNPDIMPCIENPNFQFISCNLLNPLETQRTLSLLHDVTHIFWITWASQFPLDSQECCDQNKGMISNALKAILPTAKALKHVSLQTGMKHYISLQGPFDTKVRYYNEECPRVSTSQNFYYVLEDFLKEKLAGKVAWSVHRPGLLIGSSKRSLYNFMGSLCVYGAICKHLNLPFVFGGSKESWEETCIDGSDARLVAEQHIWAATNDATYSMDGQAFNAINGPSFTWKEIWPALAKKLGVEVPEDMFLEEFRFSTGMADKKNVWEEIVKKEGLVQTEMEDLANWEFLDILFRCPFKLLGARDKADRLGFTIRYKTLNSIMYWIDFMREEKLIP; from the coding sequence ATGGCAGCTGAAGAATCTGGCAGCACTGAAGCTGCCATGAACCATGTGGCAGTCATCTTTGGGGTGACGGGGCTAGCAGGGAAAGAGCTTGCAAGAAGGCTTATCTTGAAACCCAATTGGAAGGTTTATGGTATAGCTCGAAACCCTGACATCATGCCCTGCATAGAGAATCCCaactttcaattcatttcatgtaATTTGCTGAACCCCTTGGAAACCCAACGGACACTCTCTTTGTTGCATGATGTTACCCATATTTTCTGGATCACTTGGGCAAGCCAGTTTCCCTTGGATAGCCAAGAGTGTTGCGACCAGAACAAGGGCATGATCTCCAACGCCTTGAAAGCCATTCTCCCCACAGCAAAGGCATTGAAACATGTGTCACTCCAGACGGGTATGAAGCACTACATCTCATTGCAAGGCCCTTTTGACACGAAAGTTCGTTACTACAATGAAGAATGCCCGAGAGTGAGCACAAGCCAGAACTTTTACTATGTTCTAGAAGACTTTCTCAAGGAGAAGTTGGCGGGAAAGGTGGCTTGGTCTGTGCACCGGCCTGGTTTGCTAATAGGTAGTTCTAAAAGGAGTCTGTATAATTTCATGGGGAGTTTATGCGTGTATGGAGCCATTTGTAAACATCTCAATCTCCCTTTTGTGTTTGGAGGATCAAAGGAGTCTTGGGAAGAGACTTGCATTGATGGCTCAGATGCTCGGTTGGTGGCTGAACAGCACATTTGGGCAGCCACCAATGATGCAACATATTCCATGGATGGCCAAGCTTTTAATGCAATAAATGGCCCAAGTTTCACATGGAAGGAGATCTGGCCTGCACTTGCAAAGAAGCTTGGTGTAGAAGTGCCTGAAGACATGTTTTTGGAGGAGTTTCGGTTCTCAACAGGCATGGCTGACAAGAAAAATGTATGGGAGGAGATTGTGAAAAAGGAAGGACTGGTTCAAACAGAGATGGAAGATTTGGCAAATTGGGAATTCCTGGACATCTTGTTCCGATGCCCATTCAAACTGTTGGGGGCTCGAGACAAAGCTGATAGGCTTGGTTTTACAATAAGGTACAAGACATTGAATTCAATCATGTATTGGATTGATTTCATGAGGGAAGAGAAACTCATTCCTTGA